CCAGCACAGAGGGCACCCATATTCCAGGGTGTATATGGGTGTCCTTGATATGTTGTACACCAACTGGGCTAAAAGAGGTCTTGAGGTGAGAAAATTTGATGCTTCCAAGTGCATATCAGGGGGCTCTGGTCCCAGGCCCTCATGGTGGAGGCGGCTGGCAGGAACCCACATCCAGGTATGACCCCCCCCCATCACCTGTTTATTGATTGACAGCCTCAAGGAGCCATCGTTTTGCAGGTAGAGGGGCTGCAGGACAAGCTCCTAGTCCGGAAGCAGTAGGTGGGGTCAGGCACTTTCACCCCGGCTGAGGACTTCCTGCTTACGGGCCACAGGGCCCTGCGTGGCAGTGACGATGGTGGCTGCGGGGACCCACGGTTCTGCCTCCACAGACTGTGGTCCAGTGGGGAGCTGGCTCAGCACAGCCAGATCTTTTGGTTAAAGAGAAGCCACCATCCCGTTATTGTGTGAAAATTgttctgattttaaatttatttacttatttttggctgcgttacgtcttcgttgctgcacaggctttctctagttgcggcgagtgggggccactctcctttggggtgcgtgggcttctcattgcagtggcttctcttgttgtggagcatgggctgtaggcgtgggcttcagtagttgtggcacatgggcttcagtagttgtggcacgcgggctcagtagttgtggctcacgggctctagagcacaggctcagtaattgtggcacacgggcttcagtagttgtggcacgcgggctcagtagttgtggctcacgggctctagagcacaggctcagtaattgtggcacacgggcttcagtagttgtggctcacgggcttagttgctccgcggcatgtgggatcttcccggaccagggctcgaacccatgtcccctgcgttggcaggcggattcccaaccactgcgccaccagggaagcccgattgttCTGATTTTAAAGAGTTGGCCACGTATTCCTGGTTTTCTGCTGCTGCAGATGCACCTGTAGCAGGAGGCATGGTGGGCGGCTCAGCGGCTCTGACGGGCAGGGATGCTGCCCTCAGGGGTCGCTCAGGGCCCCATGAATGCCCAGCTCTGCTGTCGCCACTTGGGAGTGGTTCATAATTTTTAACAACGGGGCTGAGTTTTCATTTTGCATTGGGCCCGACTTGGGGGCAGGCTGGAGCCCACCTGGCGGGGAGAAGGGAAGCAGAACCGCTtcagagaggaggggggaggtgaGCTGATAACTCAGGGGCTGGGGGTttcgtccactgcagggggcgcgctgaggggtgtgtgtgtgtgtgtgtgtgtgtgtgtgtgtgtgtgtgtgcgtgtgcgtgtgtgtgtgtgtgtgtgtgtgtgtgtgtgtgtgtgtggctgggggGCCTGAGTGCGTGTGTGCCCAGGGGGAGGGAGCGGCCgggcagggagaggcagggagaggtaCAGGGCAGCCAAGCAAATATTTATCGACcgccttctctgtgccaggcgctgCGGAGGCACCGAGATGAGTAAGCCCGGCCTTGCCCGGAGGCCCCACAGCTCCTGAGGGTGAAAGGGTGTAAACAGAGCGAAAGGAATCGAAGACAGGGAAAGCTCAGCTCCCCCGCGTGCGGGAGGGGAGCTGAAGGGGCGGAGCCGCCCCTCCCCCGCAGGCACGCCCCGAGGGGCTCCCTCACCTGCCCAGCAGTCCCCCGACCCCACGGGGGCAGTAAGAGGTGGGCCACGCCCCTGAGTCCAGCCGGCGGAGAGATGGGGACGGGCAGGGCTGCCAGGGCTGCCGGGCCCTGCAGTgtcctggggaggggggcgggggcggggttgCAGTGTTGGGACGGAGACACTGAGGACCACGCCCCCTAGGAGGGAGCGAGGCCCCGCCCCCTGTCGCCCCCAAGCGCCGGCAGGAGTCCAGGCTCCGCCGACCTTGGAccagcctcctgccccagccGGGACACGGGGACGCCCAGTCCCCTCCGAGGGCTGTGGTGCGGAAGGAATGAGATAAAGGATGAGGAAAGCACCTCATAAACTGAAAACGGCAGGACAAAGGTCGGCGCGCCGTGCGGGCACTGCTGCCTCGGGCCCTTTGGCACGGGATGAAGGGCTGGACCGcgggcagctctccccagcagaCCCTCCGGGCCGCGTCTCACCGCCGGTGCCTCCTTCGGGGCTGAAGAAGCTGATGGAGGCGGAGGGTCCTGGGCGGGCTTGGGGTCCCGGAGGTGTGCTGTGGTCCCGGGGCTCCTGCCCACTCTCAGAAGGGACTCAGGCAACGTGGGTGACCCTCTGGGAGCGCGAGGACCCCAGATAACACGGGCGGAGAGGTGAGCACAGCGCCCGCACTTGGTCATTTTCAAGAAATGAGGCGACTATTAGGCCAGGACCCCCGATAAAGCAGCCGCGGGGAAGTGAGGACTGCTCCTAGCCCCCAGGCCCTGTCCTCCTGAGTGAGCCccacgcacacacgtgcacacgcacacaccagcACACACCTGTTTTTCTCAGATCCCTTTCTTACCCGCATCCCTTTGGTGAATAATCTGATATTTCTAAGACAGCTAAACAGCCTTGCAAACACAcaaaatggctttttaaagtGCTCCCCGGAACTCGAGGCCTCAGACTGAAGGAACTCCGCTCTGGGAGATGTTCTGCACGAGGACCCCCCACCCACAGCCCCACCTGAACCCAGATGTGTCATTCTGTGCAGACAGAGCAGCACCTTCTGGAGTCTGCCGAGGACACCGTCAGAGGAGCCCCAACCCTGGAGAAGCCTCTGGGGAGACGGCAGGGAGCACGGCTGAGTCCCCAGGGAGCCGAGCCTCCCTCTGCGCCTGTGACCCGGGCTGTCAGTCTCCGTCGTGGGGAGGGGGCCGCGCGGCGGCAGCGGTGCCCGCGGTGCCACACAGACCAGGCCAGGCGTTCCTCCTCCCCCGAGTCCTCAAGCACTCATCTCGCTTTGTTTGCTTTTCCCTCCGCAAGATCATAACTCCGATTCCACGTCCGACAACGAAAGCTTGGATTCATCTCACAGATACTCAGCTTGCAGCCAGCTTGGCTGGAATGCACATCTACTCCACAAGGCCAGACACGCAATTCCGGACTCCTTAGTGGATGCCAGGGCACGGCGGCCTGACAGCGGGGCAGCGGGCTGCAGAGGCCTGGCTCGGCCCAGGTCGCCCCGCTGGTGCCTCGTGGCGGCAGGACAGCCCAAGCTCCAGGGAAGGATCAcccatcccctcactctccccCAACCTCAGCCTCCACCTTCACCTGCAGCCGGCAGATCCCTGCCCTGGTCCCCTTTCCCAGCCCCATTGCCCACATCCGGGCCAGAGCTCTAGACTTTAGTATACAGGTAGCTAAGACAAAGGTTAGAAAAAGCCCAGAAGGCACTTTATTGGAGGTCTCTGCCCCCATTCACAGGAGGAGGGAGCCAGGAGCCCCGTCCCAAGGGTCCTGGCACTGCCCTGCTCCTCACTGGTCCACAGAGGGCCTAGAACAGTCAGTGGGCCACCAGCACCTGGTgagggaggggcgggaggggaaTGTCTTAGAAAAAATAGATCTCTATGTACATATCTGTATTTATAGCACATAAATTACGGAGTGCTCTGACCCCCGCCCGCGGAGTCCAAGCACTGAGTGGGGAGTGGGAAGCCAGTCCAGAAAGAGGGGGCCCTTCTCAGGGCCCAGGGCCCCCAGCCTTCTCAGCCCGCTCCGGCCTCTGTAGGAGGGAGGTGTCCGCCACTGGGGTCTGATTTGGTCTGACGCAGCCCAGACAGAAGGAGCCGCGAGCGCAGCTACAGCCAGCACACAAGTGGCCTCAAACACCAGGCTTGTAATTCCAAGAGGAGAACAGAGAGCAGAGGCCACCTGCCCCAGATGCCAGGACGATGGCCGACaggagccagagcctcagcttctCTCCACGGCGCAGGGCGCATGCCCAGGCGTCCTGGTGGTCCCCTCCGGGGGCTGCAGCCTCAGGTCCGAGCTTTGGTCGCAGGGCCGGTCCGACCCTCAGTTCCTATGCCcggccacctcctcctccttccagccGCTGGAGTTTTTGCCGAACTTGTAGACAAGCCGCCGGCCGTCCACCCGCTCCAGGATCTCCCGTTTGTAGTAGTACCTGAGGGGAGAAGGGTGGTCAGAGGTGCCCAGGCAGGGGCCCGCCTGCCAGGAATCCTCAGGTGACCTGCCCCGCTGGGCTGCAGCCCGGCCGACCTGGGCCCGAGCCACTTCCTGCACGGAGCAGCCTCTGCTCCTTCGCCCTGCTCTGTCCCGCGCACCGGGCCATGCCCTGGCTTCTGTGTGGCTTTCACCTCTGTCCTGGGCCCATCACGAAGCCACGTGATTTTAGGGTTGAGGAAACCTTAGCGATGGTCTGCGAGGAAACCAAGGTCCAGAGACAGGCAACTTAATGGCTTCAATGGTGTGGGCCTCGGCTACTGCCCTTTTTACCATCAAGAGCCTTTCTTAGGACGAGCCTTGCAGGCGACGCAAAGAAATGCGGTCAGACCGAATTCAGCGTGTGCTGCAGGCCAGCCAGGCTCCCACAGAGTCCACGAGGTGGCCAGACCCCGTGGTTCCTCGCTGCCCGGGACTCACAGCCGCCGGAAGGGGGAGGTTCTGATGGTGCCGGCGCCGCGCTGCACGGGACTCACAGCCGCCGGAAGGGGGAGGTTCCGACGGCGCCGGCGTCGCGCCGCCCGCTCACCTCATGGCCCGGCTCAGCTTCTCGTAGGTCATGCTgctgttcttcttcttctggccCCAGAGCTGGGCCACGGCCTCCGAGCGCAGGAACTTGAAGACGCCCTCTTGCCGGTTCTCCCACTTCATGAGGCCCTCGTTGAGCTCCGGGTGGATGAGGATGTCGCGGATGAACTCCCACAGGTGGGTGCCTCTGGGGGCTGCAAGGCCAGGCTCCATCAGTCAGCGGCCCAGGCGACCCCTGACCCCCACGACTGCTGCCCATCCCGGCGCACAGCCTACTGGCGGCTgcctccctcctggcctcccCCACGGGACAGCTGGGGAAGCTCCAGGAAGACCACGTCTCGCACGGCACAGAGGTTTAACTCGCTCAGGTACTCATCAAATGTCTGGCTGGGATACAAGAGCGGTTGAGACATGGGACCGCATTGAGGGGCTCACAGTTTCGAGGGGTCACGGTAAAAAAGCAGATACAGCAAAAGGTGGTGAGAGCTTAGCAGGGGCAGGACCACAGAGCTGGCCCCGGCCTGGGGGACAAGGGGACGGCTTCCCGGGAAGAATGACCCCAAGACGCAAACAGGCCCAGTGCGTGTGGGAGGGGCTGCACGTACAGATGAGAAGGAGCTGCGGGGGCCCACGCAAGGGCCAAGGCCAGGGGGCAGGGACTTGGTGGGTGGAAGGGCCACCCCTGCGTGGCCCTCGGTGGACGGGCTGTCCAGCGGCCGAGCCACTGTCCCTGCCTGCGCCTGCCTAGCACCCGCCAGCAAGTGTGTCCCTCAGGCAGGACGAGGGGTGGGCAGGAAGCCTGGACCCCAGCGCCACCCTTCCTGCAGCCCCCGTGGCTCCACCGCCACATGCACCATGAAGGACCAGCCAGGCCCTGCCACCGGGCAGGGACCACGCGCACCCTGGCCCCGTGCACAGCAACATGCAGAGGGCCCAGCTCAGGAGAGAGGCCCCCCGGCCCCACCACGGCCCCCAGCCGTGCAGGGCCCCCCTCACCGTGCAGGGCCCCCCCGCCGTGCAGGGCCCCCCCCGCCGTGCAGGGCCCCCCAGCCGTGCAGGGCCCCCTCTCACCCTGCTTGCTCTTCTTGCCCTCAAGACACTCCCGGGAGTCTTTACTCAGCTTTCGGGGCCGGCCCCGTTTCCGCTTCCCATGCTTAAGATCCCCCTTCTTGTAGTCGGGAAAGCCGTCTGTGGGGAGAGGTGGAAGgtcaggagagggagggatgggggctgCTGGGGGACAACCCCCCTCCAGGAAAACCCTGAGGGGGTAGGGGCAGGGGGCCAGCCCCTGAGCACTGCCAGAGGAACACCCACGGGGACCAGGAGGTTCCCTCCGCTCACCCCCAGAGAAGAGCTTGCTGTCCAGGGCGTCCAGGTCCACGTCGCTTCCACCGGAGTCTGAGGCCTGGGGGCTCTGAGACGCGCCAGTCCCTGGAGGGGCGGGCCAGAGTGAGCCCCTTCCGGTCCTCCCAGAAAGCCTGGGGTCTAGTGCGGGGCGCCAGTGCTCAGGGcatctggggaggggaggctgtggGCAGACGCCCGAGAGCTCACCTGCGGTGGAGACGTCAGAGCTGCCCGGGGAGGGGGCCCCGGTGCCGAAGCTGCCCGGGTAGAAGGGGCTGGCCTGTCTGCAGTCCTCAAGCATCTCCGgggcaaaggggcttccctggtctgGGGGGAGGTGAGAGTTCAGAGGGGGCCCTGACTCTCCCAGCTGGGGGTGTGGGGCAGAGAGGGGACAGGACAGGCTGGGGGGGTTGAGAGAAGGGGCTCTCACCCAAGGGCCCCTGGTCCCCCAGGGGTTCCAGAAGCGCCATGCTGTCCTTCTCCAGAAGCTCCATGATCCAGCTGAGCTCGTCGGGGAAGCTGGAAGCTGATGAGAAGGGGGTCAGAGCCCAggggtctcccctcccctccctggggctCTCTCCCTGGTGGTGCCCTCGGGCCAGTCCCCAGACCAGGCTCCCTAActgaggagggggcggggcaggaggcGGGCTCCCCTCCAGGACTCACTGAGGTCCCAGAGCTGGGAGTAGAGCTGGTCCCCCAGGGGCCCGAAGACCAGGCGCAGCTCCTCAGGGGCGCAGCGGCAGAGCGCAGCCCCGTCCATGTCACAGCGCGAGAGGTCAATGGTGCTGGCGTCATACTTGTGCTTCTCCACTTGGTAGCTGATCCAGTCCAGGACCTGGGCCTTGGACCAGAGCTGGGGCTGCTCTCCCAACCAGCTGGCCTTCTCTGCAAGGGGCCGGCACAGCGACGGGTCAGCCCCCTTCTGGGGCCAGCTGGGGATTCCGGGGGTCCCGCCTGGACTCTCAGAGCACCCAGCCAGGAGCAGGGCGGGCGGCGGTGCTCACAGCACCCCGGCCAGCACCCCCGCCAGACGCAGCCCCCAAATCCTAACACCCCAGCTTCTTACAGctcaccccagccctccccctgcCCGATCCCCCACTTGTCCCAGGCTCTTAGGCGGACGTCTCCCCCTCCCCAAACGCCCAGCCCCTCCTGAGACCCACCTGTGCCCTCCAGGGGCACCTGCGGGCTGCTGAGCGCCAGCACCAGGTCATCGGCCCCGAAGGCGGCGGCAGGGGGAACAGAGGCCAGATTGGGGTCATCCGAGCTGTACATCGTACTGAAGTAGGTGCTAAAAACGTTGCTAATCTCACAGGTTGCAGCCATGAGGCTACCTGGGAAGGGAGGGCAAGGCCGGTGAGAGCCAGGGGCCCAAGGGCGTGAAGGTCAACATCTCGTAGGACACCCTCTCCTCAAGACGGGCTCCAGGGTCTCAGAGCCCGGGGGACGGAGGGTGTGCTGGTGGGGGGCACAAGGCCTCCCGCTGggctccctcctctgccctcctgggCCCACGAGTGGGACCTGCAGTCGTGGCCACTCTGTCCTTTGCAGGGACAGGCTCTCGGGCCCTCGGGACACCGCCCAGCCCTGCAACTCCTGCTTGGGCAGGCTCAGAACCAAGCTCCACCGGCCCCTCCCCAATCCCCCCGGGGCCAGGCGGGGGAATGTGACAGGCAGAGGTCCTACCTTGGTGGCCGAGGGTGTGGCAGGCGGGTTTAGGGGCAGCAGGCGGAGGAAATCCAGGGAGAAAGCCCCGCCAGGTAGCGCTGACACGCAGGCCGCGCTCCCACCGCTGCGCTAAGTAGAAGCTGCGAGCTCCGCCCGCGCCCGGGCCTTTATAGGCACCCGCGGTAACCTGAGCTGGTGGCTCATTGGTCGAGGGGATTTCCTGGCCTTTAGACTGGGCTCCTGGCCCCAGGTGATTTGCATATTTTGTGCCACTTGGCCGGGATCCAGGCCGGCGGTGCTGGGAAATCAGGCCCGGCTGGTTTAATGATTGTCAGGGTCTGTCATCCCGCACCCTCTGGGGTTGGGCACAGGGCAGTGGCCTGGGCGGGTGGCAGGTGGACGCTGGGTGGGCATCTGCACTTTCGGCCACCCTTTGGCTCAGGAAATTCCTCTGGGGGGGGCCAAGGCAAGGACTgaagcggggaggggcagggaatcTGGGTCAGAACTGGGTCAGGAAGGCTCCTGGCCCCCAAACGTCTGCGGGTCTGAGGACAAGGGGGCCTAGCAGGGAGGGAAGATATGGAGGTTTGGGGATCTTTCCCGTGACGCCCGGGATTCGGGCTGGAAGGCTCTCCAGACACCAGGCAACGTTCACGGCCTGCCAGCCTTGCCCAGGGCCCCAGCGTCCCCAGCAGCCACAGGGCCGCCACTGGCACCCACTTAGTTGGCAACGTCTTGGCATCCTTTGCCTGCCGGATGCCATCCAAGCACCAGAGTCGCTGCAGCCCCCTCTGGAGGGCCTGGTTCTGCTCCAAAGAACTTACCCGGCCCCTGGCAGAGCCCACTGCGTGGGGCTGCCGAGGGAGGGGCCGGACCCACGTGGACGTGTTTACCCCTCTATCTGGCCTCCATCTAATCGCCACGCACACGGCTCAGCGGCACCTACCTGCTGCCCTCTAGCGTCAGAGGCCCGGCTACCTGGGCTGGCTCAGCGCTCATCAGGGGCCAGGCCACGTTAGCAGGGCTCCGTCTAACCCTTGTGAGAATCCTCAGGATGTGTGGTGATCCCCATTTTAGACGAGCAGGTGGCAGCTCGAGGGTTGAAGACGTGCCCAGGCCACGCGGAGCTAGTTAAGTGGGGCTGGGGGGTTTAAATCCCCCAACTGGCGCTCCTTCCAGAGGCCCTCACCCTCCCTGTGGGCAAGGCAACCCCTCCTACCCGGGTCTCCTCCACGATCTCAGCCCTAACCACAAGGGCCGTGTCCCGCAGACCACAGAGGCCTGCGTAGGGACGGCACAGGCTGGCGAGGGGGCACAGACGGGTCCTGGGGCCTCTTCCGTTTCCCATCCATGAAGACAAGGCCCTTTGGACTTACTGATCCCTCAGATCTTTATGCATCAAAGATGCAGCATCTGAGcatctctttcccctcctccttggtTAATGCCAAGGTCCTGGGAGGCCCGGCCTCAAGGGAAAGGCCAcgccccagcctccccttcctttAACCCTCTGTAGGACTAAGAGGTTTGTCTCAGGAATCTGCCTCTCGTCCAGGGTCTGACACTGCTGGGTGCCCCGCAGAGCGGAGGGCGTTAAGGTCCAGGGTCCCTCCCACGGGCCACGGCGGGGAGCCGAGCTCTGGGGCAGCAGCTCCCCAGCCCTTCAGGGGCCTCCCCCACAGCCCGAGGCACGCCCTCTACCCTGTCCCTCGCCCTGGAATGTGGGAGaaccagctccagctccagacGGCTCACGTGCTCCCAGCCAGCCCTCCGAGAGCACCTGGCTGGGAGAGGGCTgtggagggggcaggagaggcGCTGTCGCAGGCCCACCTGGCGGGACAGCAGGGGACACAGCTCAGGACGCCTGGCTGTGAAGCTGACTCAGGCTCCGGCTGCGGAAGGGGTCCCGCGGGGCCCCTCGGCGCCCCAAGGTCTGCACGGAACCAGGAAGGACACCGCTGGGCGCAGAGCTGAGCGGCTGGGCACCGAGCAGGGCGCGGGAGGCGTCTGGCCGGCCCCCGGTTGTCCCCGCCTGTAACAGCGCCGGGAGCAGCCAGGAGCCAGCGCCCGCGTCCTCGCTCCCACGGTGCTGGGAGGTCTGCGCCGCCCGCCCGGCAGCCAGCCACCAGGGAGACCCTGGATCTAGGAAAACAAAGATCCTGAAATACTTCTGTGCGACCTCCCCTcgccccacaccccaccccaagtCGCTAACTGCCTAGATCCCCACGTGGAAATCAGAGCTTAGTGCCAGGTTCTCAACAGACTCTACTACAGACCACACGGAGGCCATCACCCAGGACCGGGGAGGGCAAGGCCCCACTAGGCCCACGGATGGCGAGAGGCTGCAGAAAGAGCACTCCAGTGCGCGCTTATTAGCAGCAACCGTAAAGAGGAAGGGGCGGGCGGGACGCTGCACGGAGGGATGCGGCTCGAAGAGGCGGCCTCTGTGCCCTCTGTTTTGCACATGCTCCTGTGGGaaccccacctcctccagcccAGGCTCCTTAAGAACAGGGAGCCAGCATCCTGCTCTGGGTCTCCCCCTAACCTGCTCAGAACAGAGAGCGGGACCTGGGAGAAGGGATTTCACAGTCCCAAGAtacttttcactttatttattaaaataatgattaaaccTGAAAAAGGAATCACCAGAAATCAGCCCTTTACACAGTACTTCAagaatcagcaaaaaaaaaaagaaagaaagaaagaaaagaaaagaaagagagtaaAGAAAATCCTTCCTGCTTTTCCCAAGACCCAGGCGGGGAGGGCGAAGCCTGCCGCCCACCCAGCCCagagagtatggaggttcccggTTGCACAACGGGTCCAGAGCCATCCAGTCAGAGCAGAAGCCCAGAGTCCCAAACACCAAGGCCAGAGAACAGGTTACCCCACGGGGACGTGAACTTGGGAAGCTGATGAGAACTGGAATTGGCAGTCTGCAGACACAGAGGCCACAGTGGGAGCCTCTAGCTGCCCAGGGGCGCCACGATCTGCTGGATGTAGTGGACCACGTTGCTGTGGAGGTGGGAGGCCGTGGCCGCGAAGGTCTCCTTGGCGAGGGTCTGGGCGGCCTCACTGCCCCCCATCATGGCGTGGTAGAGTGGGAGGGTGTACTTCTGCTTCCCCTGCAAGAGATGTGCGTGCTCGAGGCCCGTCAGCCTGCACGGTGgtctgcagcccccagcccctgccctgggcccatCTGACAGCCTCGTGATCAGGGGCCAAAAGGGACACGGGTATCACTGCTGGAATGAGAGGCTTCCTAGACGCGAGGGCTTGTGTTCCAGAATCTTCTTGGCAGCCAAAGCTCCACGCGGCTAGGTGTCGGTATTCACCCTCCTGGAGACGTCTACACTCAACAAAACCGAGTAGGGGGTTGGCACGCGGGAGACTCCAAACTTTCAGAGCTCTAAGTGGTCAGGCACCGAGGCAACAGCTCACGGCAAAGGCTGCAGAGCCTAAGCCTAAACCAGGGTCCCAGAAGGGCCGCCTGCAGCCGAGTAGAAGGAAACCCGCACCTTCACGTCAGCACGAGACGGCCACACCTGACACCCAGAGGCTGGGAAGCCTTCAGGGGCTCGAGAACCTGCCAGCAGGTACCTGCCAACAGGTGAGGGAGTCTGCGCGTGGCTTGTCCACAGCCCGGCTCTGGAATCTCGTGGAATGGTTCATCCTGAGGGCCGTGGGCCCCTCCCCGGCAGGGCAGCGCTCCCGGTGACCTGGGTCCAGCAGGCCTCTGGACCCTCTCAGGCCACCGGCTTCCCCCAGAGGAGGAGCCTACAATCTCACCTTCACTCACCTCTCCTGGTCTCCGGCCTCTCCCGGAGACCAGCCCCGCTGTCGCATGACCGTCCCTGCCTCGGGTCAGTGCCGTCTGGCTCTCTCCCCACAGGCCTCCCCGGCTGACCTGCAGGAGCTCCCGGGccggggcttctcccccagggcGGCACCACAGCCTGCTCACAGGACCCCGCCAGGCCCTTCAGCCCTGCTC
This sequence is a window from Globicephala melas chromosome 1, mGloMel1.2, whole genome shotgun sequence. Protein-coding genes within it:
- the ELF3 gene encoding ETS-related transcription factor Elf-3, producing the protein MAATCEISNVFSTYFSTMYSSDDPNLASVPPAAAFGADDLVLALSSPQVPLEGTEKASWLGEQPQLWSKAQVLDWISYQVEKHKYDASTIDLSRCDMDGAALCRCAPEELRLVFGPLGDQLYSQLWDLTSSFPDELSWIMELLEKDSMALLEPLGDQGPLDQGSPFAPEMLEDCRQASPFYPGSFGTGAPSPGSSDVSTAGTGASQSPQASDSGGSDVDLDALDSKLFSGDGFPDYKKGDLKHGKRKRGRPRKLSKDSRECLEGKKSKQAPRGTHLWEFIRDILIHPELNEGLMKWENRQEGVFKFLRSEAVAQLWGQKKKNSSMTYEKLSRAMRYYYKREILERVDGRRLVYKFGKNSSGWKEEEVAGHRN